In Rhodococcus rhodochrous, a single genomic region encodes these proteins:
- a CDS encoding GMC family oxidoreductase N-terminal domain-containing protein, protein MGKQRVTDYDVLIVGSGFGGSVTALRLVEKGYKVGVLEAGRRYADADFAKTSWDLRRFLWAPKFGCFGIQRVHLLRDCLILAGAGVGGGSLNYANTLYKPPAAFFEDRQWAGITDWHDELSPWYEQAKRMLGVVQYGRMTDADKVIKSVAEDMGVGDTFVQTPVGVFFGEPGRTVADPYFGGAGPDRTGCIECGECMTGCRHGAKNTLVKNYLGLAESAGAEIVPLTTVTDLRQAADGTWDVITERTGAWVRKRRRTYTAAHVVLAAGTWGTQHLLHHLKDTGALPELSDKVGELTRTNSESIVGAGKMRIDPDLKLTEGVAITSSFHPTPDTHIEPVRYGKGSNAMGLLQTLMTDGDGRTPRWVKFLGQVARNPVKMLRMLSVHRWSERTIIALVMQNLDNSITTYTTKGLFGRRKVTSKQGHGQPNPTWIPAGNEATRRIAEKIDGVAGGTWGEIFNIPLTAHFLGGAVIGSDRDHGVIDPYHRVHGYPTLSVVDGAAVSANLGVNPSLTIAAQAERAASLWPNKGEDDQRPEQGQPYRRVAPVEPKNPVVPVDAPGALRLPVVEVKHSGVA, encoded by the coding sequence ATGGGTAAGCAACGGGTCACGGACTACGACGTCCTGATCGTCGGATCGGGTTTCGGTGGAAGCGTCACGGCGTTGCGCCTGGTGGAGAAGGGCTACAAGGTCGGCGTTCTCGAGGCCGGTCGTCGCTACGCCGACGCCGACTTCGCGAAGACAAGCTGGGACCTGCGCCGCTTCCTCTGGGCGCCGAAGTTCGGTTGCTTCGGCATCCAGCGTGTCCACCTGCTACGCGACTGCCTCATCCTCGCCGGCGCGGGCGTCGGCGGCGGGTCGCTGAACTACGCCAACACCCTGTACAAGCCGCCGGCAGCCTTCTTCGAGGACCGCCAGTGGGCCGGCATCACCGACTGGCACGACGAGCTCAGCCCCTGGTACGAGCAGGCCAAGCGCATGCTGGGCGTGGTGCAGTACGGACGGATGACCGACGCCGACAAGGTCATCAAGTCCGTCGCCGAGGACATGGGCGTCGGAGACACCTTCGTCCAGACCCCCGTCGGCGTCTTCTTCGGCGAACCCGGCCGCACCGTGGCCGATCCCTACTTCGGCGGCGCCGGCCCCGACCGCACCGGCTGCATCGAGTGCGGCGAGTGTATGACCGGTTGCCGGCACGGTGCCAAGAACACCCTCGTGAAGAACTATCTGGGTCTCGCCGAGAGTGCGGGAGCCGAGATCGTCCCGCTGACCACCGTCACCGATCTCCGGCAGGCCGCCGACGGCACCTGGGACGTGATCACCGAACGCACCGGCGCGTGGGTCCGCAAGCGGCGGCGCACCTACACGGCCGCGCACGTCGTCCTCGCGGCCGGAACGTGGGGCACGCAGCACCTGCTGCACCACCTCAAGGACACCGGTGCGCTGCCCGAGCTGTCCGACAAGGTCGGCGAACTCACCCGCACCAACTCCGAATCGATCGTCGGTGCCGGGAAGATGAGGATCGACCCCGATCTGAAGCTCACCGAGGGTGTCGCGATCACCTCGTCGTTCCATCCCACCCCCGACACGCACATCGAGCCCGTGCGGTACGGCAAGGGATCGAACGCGATGGGCCTGCTGCAGACCCTCATGACCGACGGCGACGGACGCACCCCGCGCTGGGTGAAGTTCCTCGGGCAAGTCGCGCGGAACCCCGTGAAGATGCTGCGGATGCTCTCGGTGCACCGGTGGAGCGAGCGCACCATCATCGCGCTGGTGATGCAGAACCTCGACAACTCCATCACCACCTACACGACCAAGGGTCTGTTCGGCCGTCGCAAGGTCACCAGCAAACAGGGCCACGGGCAGCCGAATCCCACCTGGATCCCGGCCGGCAACGAGGCAACGCGCCGCATCGCCGAGAAGATCGACGGTGTCGCGGGCGGCACGTGGGGTGAGATCTTCAACATTCCGCTCACCGCACACTTCCTCGGCGGTGCCGTGATCGGATCCGATCGCGACCACGGGGTGATCGATCCGTACCACCGCGTCCACGGCTATCCGACGCTGAGCGTCGTCGACGGGGCCGCGGTCTCCGCGAACCTCGGCGTGAACCCCTCGCTCACCATTGCGGCGCAGGCCGAACGCGCTGCGTCGTTGTGGCCCAACAAGGGTGAGGACGACCAGCGTCCCGAGCAGGGACAGCCCTACCGTCGTGTCGCGCCGGTCGAACCGAAGAACCCGGTGGTGCCCGTCGACGCGCCCGGTGCGTTGCGACTGCCGGTCGTCGAGGTCAAGCACAGCGGCGTCGCGTAG